In Helianthus annuus cultivar XRQ/B chromosome 3, HanXRQr2.0-SUNRISE, whole genome shotgun sequence, a single window of DNA contains:
- the LOC110930897 gene encoding multicystatin: MSVVGEDNLKKNDLAPIAVDIYNVNREQYAQLEFWKVLHVDDLMITITLKAAADNGRLMNTYEAKVLVELEEFRDLTGVDVPGVDTSDLSNKLARFAVHEHNREQNASLELWKVVKREDEIFDDRIMYCITLKAVDGGPVGTYYAKVLVTLKDFQILGAATSA; this comes from the exons ATGTCAGTTGTTGGGGAAGACAATTTGAAGAAAAATGATCTCGCTCCAATCGCCGTCGATATATACAACGTTAACAGGGAGCAG TATGCCCAGCTGGAATTTTGGAAGGTACTGCATGTTGATGATCTTATGATCACGATCACACTTAAAGCAGCAGCTGATAATGGTCGTCTCATGAATACTTACGAAGCCAAGGTTTTGGTTGAACTGGAGGAATTCAGGGATCTAACTGGTGTTGATGTGCCCGGCGTTGACACCAGCGATTTGAGCAACAAACTCGCTCGATTCGCCGTCCATGAACACAACAGGGAGCAG AATGCCAGCCTGGAACTTTGGAAGGTAGTGAAACGAGAGGATGAGATATTTGATGATCGTATAATGTATTGTATCACACTTAAAGCAGTTGATGGTGGTCCCGTGGGGACTTACTATGCCAAGGTTTTGGTTACACTGAAGGATTTCCAGATTCTTGGTGCTGCCACCTCAGCATAA